Proteins encoded within one genomic window of Brassica rapa cultivar Chiifu-401-42 chromosome A09, CAAS_Brap_v3.01, whole genome shotgun sequence:
- the LOC103837026 gene encoding uncharacterized protein LOC103837026 translates to MEIFKKAETVRLRSYHDKYLLADDDEDSVNQDRDGRCMNARWKVEILEEANVIRLKSCFGKYLTASNMPLYLGMTGKKVTQTLPRRLDSSTEWEPVREGVQVRLKTRYGQYLRANGGLPPWRNSVTHDVPHRSTTQDWVLWDIDILEIRKKKPPQPILPPPPPPPEVLMATIDDHAEHNSPKEFSLKSPRFSKTEVEDRVSSPGKADGRLIYYRVGDEDGNVDEGAKEELFCFKGLGLEELKQKLEEETGLSDVSICSKNPLNGKLYPLRLHLPPNNSKMHVVLIPSSSKGDDASTS, encoded by the exons ATGGAGATTTTCAAGAAGGCTGAAACCGTGCGTTTACGTAGCTACCACGACAAGTACCTTCTCGCAGACGACGACGAAGATTCCGTGAACCAAGACAGAGACGGACGTTGCATGAACGCTAGATGGAAGGTGGAGATTCTAGAAGAAGCAAACGTGATCCGTCTCAAAAGCTGTTTTGGCAAGTACCTAACCGCTTCAAACATGCCATTGTACCTTGGCATGACAGGCAAGAAGGTAACGCAGACGCTGCCACGTCGTCTAGACTCATCAACCGAATGGGAACCCGTTAGAGAAGGCGTTCAAGTTAGGCTCAAGACAAG GTATGGGCAGTATCTTCGAGCTAATGGAGGTTTACCACCATGGAGAAACTCAGTCACACATGATGTTCCTCATAGGTCAACCACACAGGATTGGGTTTTGTGGGATATTGATATTTTGGAAATCAGAAAGAAGAAACCACCACAACCTATTCTCccgcctcctccaccaccaccagagGTTCTGATGGCAACAATAGATGATCACGCTGAGCACAACTCACCCAAAGAGTTCTCTCTCAAGTCCCCAAGATTTTCTAAAACAGAG GTTGAAGATAGAGTCAGCTCACCAGGCAAGGCAGATGGGAGACTAATTTATTACAGGGTTGGGGATGAAGATGGGAACGTGGATGAAGGAGCAAAGGAAGAGCTTTTCTGTTTCAAGGGACTGGGACTAGAGGAGCTGAAACagaagcttgaagaagagaCAGGTCTGAGTGATGTATCAATCTGTTCCAAGAACCCTTTAAACGGCAAATTGTATCCCCTTAGGCTGCATCTCCCTCCCAACAACTCAAAGATGCATGTCGTTTTGATCCCTTCCTCTTCAAAag GGGATGATGCAAGCACATCTTGA
- the LOC103837027 gene encoding probable serine/threonine-protein kinase PIX7: MMGTGQDSVKVMGVVDKPEKEKNGFWFRIKLMFSCISSRSKVDSSTLVEPKTVIEKREGDPPSCNGSTTPLISGELKYSSKLRIFMFNDLKLATRNFRPESLLGEGGFGCVFKGWIEENGTAPVKPGTGLTVAVKTLNPDGLQGHKEWLAEINFLGNLVHPSLVKLVGYCMEDDQRLLVYEFMPRGSLENHLFRRTLPLPWSVRMKIAVGAAKGLAFLHEEAEKPVIYRDFKTSNILLDAEYNAKLSDFGLAKDAPDEKKSHVSTRVMGTYGYAAPEYVMTGHLSTKSDVYSFGVVLLEILTGRRAVDKTRPNGEQNLVESARPHLLDKKRFYRLLDPRLEGHYSIKGAQKATQVAAQCLNRDCKARPKMSEVVEALKPLPSLKDFASSSSSFQTMQPVGKNGVRTQGGGGFVSRNGVPLRSLSSLNLPQGSSPYRYARGSPKAKG; the protein is encoded by the exons ATGATGGGTACAGGGCAAGACTCTGTTAAAGTGATGGGTGTGGTGGATAAACCTGAAAAGGAGAAGAATGGGTTTTGGTTCAGAATCAAGCTCATGTTTAGCTGCATCTCTTCTAGATCAAAAGTTGATAGTTCCACACTTGttg AGCCTAAGACTGTTATTGAGAAGCGTGAAGGTGATCCACCTAGCTGTAACGGTTCCACAACACCACTAATCAGTGGGGAACTCAAGTATTCATCCAAGCTGAGGATCTTCATGTTCAACGACCTCAAGCTAGCCACTAGGAACTTCAGACCAGAGTCACTTCTCGGTGAAGGTGGGTTCGGATGTGTTTTCAAAGGATGGATTGAGGAAAACGGAACCGCGCCCGTCAAGCCTGGAACTGGTCTAACCGTAGCAGTCAAAACGCTGAACCCGGATGGCCTTCAAGGTCACAAGGAGTGGCTG GCTGAGATTAACTTTCTTGGAAACCTTGTTCACCCAAGCTTGGTTAAACTGGTGGGATATTGCATGGAAGATGATCAAAGGCTGCTTGTTTATGAGTTTATGCCTAGAGGGAGTTTGGAGAATCATCTTTTCAGGA ggACATTACCACTCCCTTGGTCTGTGAGAATGAAAATCGCGGTTGGTGCAGCTAAAGGTCTTGCGTTTCTTCATGAGGAAGCTGAGAAGCCTGTCATTTACCGCGATTTCAAAACATCTAACATCTTACTAGACGCG GAATATAACGCAAAGCTCTCTGATTTTGGACTTGCTAAAGATGCTCCAGACGAGAAAAAATCACATGTATCAACAAGAGTCATGGGAACATATGGTTATGCAGCTCCTGAGTATGTAATGACTG GACATTTGTCGACAAAGAGTGATGTATACAGCTTTGGAGTAGTGTTACTTGAGATACTAACTGGACGAAGAGCAGTGGATAAAACCCGTCCCAACGGTGAACAAAACTTGGTCGAATCTGCGAGACCTCATCTTTTAGACAAGAAGAGGTTTTACAGACTGTTAGATCCTCGCTTAGAGGGTCACTACTCGATCAAGGGTGCTCAGAAGGCCACACAAGTAGCGGCGCAGTGTCTGAACCGAGACTGCAAAGCTAGACCAAAGATGAGTGAAGTGGTCGAAGCGTTAAAGCCGTTACCAAGTCTTAAAGACTTTGCtagctcatcttcttctttccaGACTATGCAGCCGGTTGGGAAGAACGGTGTAAGAACACAAGGAGGTGGAGGGTTTGTGTCGAGGAATGGAGTGCCTTTGAGGAGTTTGTCTAGCTTAAACTTGCCTCAAGGTTCTTCGCCTTATCGGTATGCTCGTGGATCACCAAAGGCTAAAGGATAA
- the LOC103837028 gene encoding V-type proton ATPase subunit d1: MYGFEALTFNIHGGYLEAIVRGHRAGLLTTADYNNLCQCENLDDIKMHLSATKYGSYLQNEPSPLHTTTIVEKCTLKLVDDYKHMLCQATEPMSTFLEYIRYGHMIDNVVLIVTGTLHERDVQELIEKCHPLGMFDSIATLAVAQNMRELYRLVLVDTPLAPYFSECLTSEDLDDMNIEIMRNTLYKAYLEDFYKFCQKLGGATAEIMSDLLAFEADRRAVNITINSIGTELTREDRKKLYSNFGLLYPYGHEELAICEDIDQVRGVMEKYPPYQAIFSKMSYGESQMLDKAFYEEEVRRLCLAFEQQFHYAVFFAYMRLREQEIRNLMWISECVAQNQKSRIHDSVVYMF, from the exons ATGTACGGATTCGAGGCGCTCACGTTCAACATCCACGGCGGATACCTGGAGGCGATCGTGAGAGGCCACCGTGCTGGTCTTCTCACCACCGCCGATTACAACAATCTCTGCCAGTGTGAAAACCTCGACGACATCAAGATGCACCTCTCCGCCACCAAGTACGGCTCTTATCTCCAAAACG AACCGTCACCTCTGCATACCACAACGATCGTGGAGAAGTGTACACTCAAGCTTGTTGATGACTATAAGCATATGCTTTGCCAAGCAACTGAGCCTATGTCTACCTTCTTAGAGTACATCAG ATATGGCCATATGATTGACAATGTTGTACTAATTGTTACTGGAACTTTGCACGAGAGAGATGTTCAAGAGCTGATCGAGAAATGTCACCCTTTAGGCATGTTTGATAG CATTGCCACATTGGCAGTTGCTCAGAACATGAGGGAGCTCTATAGGTTGGTGCTTGTGGATACTCCTCTTGCTCCTTATTTCTCGGAATGCTTGACATCAGAG GATTTGGATGACATGAACATAGAGATTATGCGGAACACACTCTACAAAGCATACCTTGAGGATTTTTACAAATTCTGTCAG AAACTTGGTGGGGCAACAGCAGAGATAATGTCTGACCTTCTGGCCTTCGAAGCTGATAGAAGAGCTGTCAACATCACCATCAATAG CATTGGCACTGAGCTTACAAGAGAAGACAGGAAGAAACTGTACTCTAACTTTGGTCTCCT CTATCCATATGGACACGAGGAGCTTGCTATCTGTGAAGACATAGATCAG GTTCGTGGTGTGATGGAGAAGTACCCTCCTTACCAAGCAATATTCTCAAAGATGTCTTACGGAGAGAGCCAGATGCTTGACAAGGCGTTTTATGAAGAAGAAGTCCGAAGGCTTTGCTTAGCCTTCGAGCAGCAG TTCCACTACGCGGTGTTCTTTGCTTACATGAGGTTGAGGGAGCAGGAGATCAGGAACCTGATGTGGATATCGGAATGTGTTGCGCAGAATCAGAAGTCGAGGATCCACGACAGTGTTGTGTACATGTTCTGA
- the LOC103837029 gene encoding cytochrome P450 81D11, which produces METFYLILSLSLFFLSLKLLLGKRRRKLNLPPSPTRPFPVIGHFHLLKLPLHRRFLSLSKSLDGGSIFSLRLGTRLVLVVSSHSVAEECFTKNDIVLANRPEFIVGKHIGYNSTTMAGAAYGGSWRNLRRVGTIEIFSSLRLNSFLSIRQDEIQRLIFSLSKRSQQEFAKVELRPLFMSLTINNILRMVAGKRFYGDRTENDDEARHVRQLIAEVVVSGGAGNAADYFPILRWITNYEKQVKELAGRVDGFLQSLVDEKRDEKEKGNTMIDHLLSLQETQPDYYTDVIIKGIILVMILAGTDTSAGTLEWAMSNLLNHPEVLKKAKTEIDEQIGLDRLIEEQDIVKLPYLQNIMSETLRLYPVAPMLLPHLASEDCMVAGYDVPRGAILLVNVWAIHRDPDMWEEPEKFKPERFEKEGEDKKLMSFGIGRRACPGSGLAQRLVTLALGSLVQCFEWERVGEGYVEMKETEKGTIMRKATPLQAMCRARPIVHKILDASSCS; this is translated from the exons ATGGAAACTTTTTACCTGATCCTATCGCTCTCcctattcttcctctctctcAAACTCTTGCTCGGAAAACGGCGGCGCAAATTAAACTTACCGCCGAGTCCAACTCGGCCATTTCCTGTCATTGGACATTTTCACCTCCTAAAGCTGCCGCTACACCGTagatttctctctctctctaaatcaCTAGACGGCGGCTCTATTTTCTCTCTCCGCCTCGGCACTCGCCTCGTTCTTGTTGTGTCTTCTCACTCCGTCGCTGAGGAATGCTTCACTAAGAACGACATCGTTTTAGCCAACCGGCCAGAGTTTATTGTTGGGAAACACATCGGATACAACTCAACCACCATGGCTGGTGCGGCTTATGGCGGCAGTTGGCGGAATCTCCGTCGAGTTGGTACCATTGAGATCTTCTCTTCTCTTAGGCTCAATAGCTTCTTATCTATCCGTCAAGACGAGATCCAACGGCTGATATTCTCTCTATCGAAACGCTCTCAACAA GAGTTTGCAAAGGTGGAGCTGAGACCATTGTTTATGAGCTTGACTATCAACAACATCCTTAGGATGGTCGCGGGAAAGCGATTTTACGGCGATAGAACAGAGAACGACGATGAGGCAAGACACGTTAGGCAGTTGATTGCGGAGGTGGTTGTTAGTGGCGGCGCTGGAAACGCCGCGGACTATTTCCCGATCCTTCGTTGGATAACGAACTATGAGAAACAAGTGAAAGAGCTAGCGGGTCGGGTTGACGGGTTTTTGCAAAGTCTTGTGGATGAGAAACGTGACGAGAAAGAAAAGGGCAACACCATGATCGATCATTTGCTTTCCCTCCAAGAAACTCAGCCTGATTACTACACTGATGTCATCATCAAAGGAATCATACTT GTTATGATACTTGCCGGGACTGATACATCAGCAGGAACGTTAGAATGGGCGATGTCGAACTTGTTGAACCATCCAGAAGTATTGAAAAAGGCCAAGACCGAAATCGACGAGCAAATCGGTTTAGACCGGTTAATAGAGGAACAAGACATTGTCAAACTTCCTTATCTCCAGAACATTATGTCAGAGACTTTAAGGCTATATCCCGTTGCTCCAATGCTCCTCCCTCACTTGGCATCAGAAGATTGCATGGTGGCAGGGTACGATGTCCCACGAGGCGCAATTTTACTTGTGAATGTATGGGCCATTCATAGAGACCCGGATATGTGGGAAGAGCCAGAAAAGTTTAAGCCAGAGAGGTTTGAGAAGGAAGGAGAGGATAAGAAGTTGATGTCATTTGGGATTGGACGAAGGGCTTGTCCTGGATCAGGGCTAGCTCAGAGGCTTGTGACTTTGGCTCTCGGTTCGTTGGTCCAATGTTTTGAATGGGAGAGAGTGGGAGAAGGGTATGTGGAGATGAAGGAAACTGAAAAGGGAACCATCATGCGTAAAGCTACACCGTTGCAAGCTATGTGTAGAGCTCGTCCCATTGTCCATAAGATTTTAGATGCTTCTTCTTGTTCATAA